A single region of the Brassica rapa cultivar Chiifu-401-42 chromosome A03, CAAS_Brap_v3.01, whole genome shotgun sequence genome encodes:
- the LOC103856722 gene encoding DNA-directed RNA polymerase subunit 5-like protein 1 translates to MSEGEDEITRVFKVRRTVLQMLKDRGYNIEESDIELKREDFVQNFCKAMNKVNKEALFVTADKGPNPEDKIYVFYPEGPKVGVPIIKKDVVMKMRDDKVTRGIIVVPQPITGAAKNAIIELNKILTIEVFEEAELVTNITEHKLINKYYVLDNQAKKELLQKYTVQDTQLPRILVSDPVARYYGLKRGQVVKIRRTDATSLDYYTYRYAV, encoded by the exons ATGTCAGAGGGAGAGGATGAGATCACGAGGGTCTTCAAGGTACGTCGCACGGTGTTGCAGATGCTGAAGGACAGAGGCTACAACATAGAAGAATCTGACATAGAGTTGAAAAGAGAAGACTTCGTTCAAAACTTTTGCAAAGCTATGAACAAAGTCAACAAGGAAGCTCTCTTCGTGACAGCCGACAAGGGACCAAATCCAGAAGACAAG ATTTACGTGTTCTACCCGGAAGGTCCTAAGGTGGGAGTCCCAATCATTAAAAAAGACGTGGTGATGAAGATGAGAGACGATAAAGTCACTCGTGGGATCATAGTTGTTCCACAGCCCATTACTGGTGCAGCCAAGAACGCTATTATAGAGCTGAACAAGATTTTAACTATTGAAGTCTTTGAGGAAGCTGAGTTGGTGACTAACATCACCGAGCATAAACTTATTAACAAGTACTATGTACTTGACAATCAAGCTAAGAAGGAACTGCTTCAAAAGTACACGGTGCAAGACACGCAGCTGCCACGTATCCTTGTCTCTGATCCTGTTGCTAGATACTATGGACTCAAGAGAGGGCAAGTTGTTAAGATTAGAAGAACTGATGCTACTTCTTTGGACTATTATACCTATCGATATGCAGTTTAG
- the LOC103856724 gene encoding early nodulin-like protein 1 isoform X2: MVTFWFMEILVGGKSNTWKVPESTEETLNQWSERTRFKIGDSLLWKYNAENDSVMQVSQKDYERCDRSEPIRGYKDGHTKIELKRSGPFYFISGEEGYCQRGEKLLVVVLSPNHNRSYAADAPLTAPVTKNKGSDHVLINQAQRSIATVCFLVLPLVLLV; this comes from the exons ATGGTCACGTTTTGGTTCAT GGAGATTCTAGTGGGAGGCAAGTCCAACACATGGAAAGTTCCAGAGTCTACAGAAGAAACACTAAACCAATGGTCAGAGAGGACAAGATTCAAAATTGGAGACTCTCTCT TGTGGAAATACAATGCGGAGAATGACTCAGTGATGCAAGTGAGTCAAAAAGACTACGAGAGATGCGACAGATCAGAACCTATAAGAGGATACAAAGATGGTCACACAAAGATAGAGCTAAAGAGATCAGGTCCGTTTTACTTCATCAGTGGCGAAGAAGGGTATTGCCAAAGAGGAGAGaagcttcttgttgttgtcttGTCTCCAAATCACAACAGAAGCTATGCAGCTGATGCTCCTTTAACCGCTCCGGTCACAAAAAACAAGGGAAGTGATCATGTTCTGATCAACCAAGCACAAAGATCCATTGCAACTGTTTGTTTCCTTGTTCTTCCATTAGTCCTTTTGGTTTAG
- the LOC103856724 gene encoding early nodulin-like protein 3 isoform X1: MSSLMICYLFLLLSLLCEGREILVGGKSNTWKVPESTEETLNQWSERTRFKIGDSLLWKYNAENDSVMQVSQKDYERCDRSEPIRGYKDGHTKIELKRSGPFYFISGEEGYCQRGEKLLVVVLSPNHNRSYAADAPLTAPVTKNKGSDHVLINQAQRSIATVCFLVLPLVLLV, encoded by the exons ATGTCTTCGCTTATGATATGTTATTTGTTTCTGTTATTGTCTTTGTTGTGTGAAGGCAGGGAGATTCTAGTGGGAGGCAAGTCCAACACATGGAAAGTTCCAGAGTCTACAGAAGAAACACTAAACCAATGGTCAGAGAGGACAAGATTCAAAATTGGAGACTCTCTCT TGTGGAAATACAATGCGGAGAATGACTCAGTGATGCAAGTGAGTCAAAAAGACTACGAGAGATGCGACAGATCAGAACCTATAAGAGGATACAAAGATGGTCACACAAAGATAGAGCTAAAGAGATCAGGTCCGTTTTACTTCATCAGTGGCGAAGAAGGGTATTGCCAAAGAGGAGAGaagcttcttgttgttgtcttGTCTCCAAATCACAACAGAAGCTATGCAGCTGATGCTCCTTTAACCGCTCCGGTCACAAAAAACAAGGGAAGTGATCATGTTCTGATCAACCAAGCACAAAGATCCATTGCAACTGTTTGTTTCCTTGTTCTTCCATTAGTCCTTTTGGTTTAG